One Bosea sp. 685 DNA segment encodes these proteins:
- a CDS encoding ABC transporter ATP-binding protein codes for MAHIVLDGASVELAIYNSRGRGLKSEILRRTVGGGLQNDRDSSIQVVKALSEVSFEARDGDRIGLIGGNGAGKTTLLRVLSRVYPPTSGIASIEGRISSLIDLAMGMDTDATGYENIEMRSIMLGLDYKQAQAIVPDVEEFSQLGDFLSLPIRTYSSGMMLRLAFAVSTAVHPDILILDEVIGVGDAAFAERAEQRLHNMIQKASIVFLASHDNNSIRRFCNRTLWMKGGKLMMDGPPDEVLAAYAADGAV; via the coding sequence ATGGCTCATATCGTTCTGGACGGGGCGAGCGTCGAGCTCGCCATCTATAATTCACGCGGCCGCGGCCTGAAGAGTGAGATCCTCCGGCGCACCGTCGGCGGAGGCTTGCAGAATGATCGCGATAGCAGCATCCAGGTCGTTAAGGCACTGAGCGAAGTCAGTTTCGAGGCCAGGGATGGCGACCGTATTGGCTTGATCGGTGGCAATGGTGCTGGCAAGACGACCCTTTTGCGGGTGCTTAGCCGCGTCTACCCGCCGACCTCGGGCATCGCTTCGATCGAGGGGCGCATCTCGTCGCTGATCGACCTTGCGATGGGCATGGATACCGATGCAACGGGCTACGAGAATATCGAGATGCGCAGCATCATGCTCGGGCTCGACTACAAGCAAGCGCAGGCGATCGTTCCCGATGTTGAGGAATTCAGCCAGCTTGGCGACTTCCTGTCGCTGCCCATCCGGACCTATTCCAGCGGTATGATGTTGCGGCTGGCCTTTGCTGTCAGCACAGCTGTTCATCCCGATATCCTGATCCTCGACGAAGTGATCGGCGTCGGCGATGCTGCCTTTGCAGAGCGTGCTGAGCAGCGGCTGCACAACATGATCCAGAAGGCCAGCATCGTGTTCCTGGCCTCGCATGACAACAATTCGATCAGGCGGTTCTGCAACCGCACGCTCTGGATGAAGGGCGGAAAGCTGATGATGGACGGGCCGCCGGACGAGGTGTTGGCGGCGTATGCGGCGGACGGCGCGGTTTGA
- a CDS encoding rhamnan synthesis F family protein, translating to MLQKVAGLTLGAVFVSSTGRSLRKRWTARSARAEWPGLKVAIVAHAYYPDLMHEILACQALLPVGTPVHVTVPPERSALLREALIGAQDVFIHEHDNRGRDIAPFLAVLGSGALDGYDAVLKLHTKRSPHLLDGEIRRKLLFDKLCGDWNATCCTLSAFKQTSTGIVGWRQCWRATPSYWMANEARAREVAERMQAPESAIRLGFFEGTMFWFRPAALGSLRELDLRPGDFEPEARQLDGTLHHAVERCFTIAAWSRGFTVCDLKGRVL from the coding sequence GTGCTGCAGAAGGTGGCCGGGCTGACGCTTGGTGCCGTTTTCGTGTCGAGTACCGGCAGATCTCTGCGGAAACGCTGGACTGCCCGAAGCGCGCGGGCTGAATGGCCGGGCCTCAAGGTCGCCATCGTTGCTCATGCCTATTACCCGGACCTGATGCACGAGATCTTGGCCTGCCAGGCGTTGCTCCCGGTCGGAACTCCTGTCCATGTCACCGTTCCGCCGGAGCGGAGTGCACTCCTGAGGGAGGCGCTGATCGGCGCGCAGGACGTGTTCATTCACGAACACGACAATCGCGGCCGTGACATCGCTCCGTTTCTGGCCGTGCTCGGGTCGGGCGCGCTCGACGGCTATGACGCTGTCCTGAAGCTGCATACCAAGCGCAGCCCGCATCTCCTGGATGGAGAGATCCGCCGCAAATTGCTGTTCGACAAGCTTTGCGGGGATTGGAACGCCACGTGCTGCACATTGTCGGCCTTTAAGCAGACATCGACCGGGATCGTCGGCTGGCGGCAGTGCTGGCGGGCGACACCGTCCTACTGGATGGCCAACGAGGCGCGCGCGCGCGAGGTCGCTGAACGGATGCAGGCCCCTGAGAGCGCGATCCGACTGGGTTTCTTCGAAGGCACGATGTTCTGGTTTCGCCCGGCCGCGCTGGGGTCGTTGCGAGAGCTCGACCTGCGGCCGGGGGATTTCGAACCGGAGGCTCGTCAGCTCGATGGCACTTTGCACCATGCCGTCGAGCGGTGCTTTACGATTGCGGCCTGGTCGCGCGGATTCACTGTGTGCGATCTAAAGGGGCGCGTTCTGTGA
- a CDS encoding glycosyltransferase: protein MAYDSSISVSVVVPVYSGEAYLRDLIDELAKVRADWRERGAPMDLSEVILVDDSAIDGSPALLDNLAKEHNWLTVVHMMRNFGQHAATIAGVLHSSGDWVVTLDEDLQHPPAEIETLLRQAVIEGGDIVYARPASAVHEARMRDWASKGFKRLMVFLTGNANIVHFNSFRLIRGSLARAASSVCGYETYFDVALSWFTNRVQFRDLELKDRRFIGSGKSGYSFSRLLSHARRLLISSQVKIVRLFGLVGMAIVAASVIGAGALLVEKVVSPASIVVTGWTSLMLTIVFFGGFITFMIALALEYLSTLVLAAHGKPNFFAVDRSIDEPLARYFASDAA, encoded by the coding sequence ATGGCTTACGATTCGAGCATCTCCGTCTCCGTGGTTGTCCCGGTGTATTCGGGCGAGGCGTATTTGCGCGACCTTATCGATGAGTTGGCGAAGGTTCGGGCGGATTGGCGTGAACGCGGGGCGCCGATGGATCTGTCGGAGGTCATTCTTGTCGACGATTCCGCTATCGATGGATCGCCGGCCCTGCTGGACAATCTGGCCAAGGAACACAATTGGCTCACCGTCGTCCATATGATGCGGAATTTCGGCCAGCATGCCGCAACCATTGCAGGCGTCCTGCACAGTTCCGGCGATTGGGTCGTCACGCTCGACGAGGACCTTCAGCATCCGCCGGCGGAGATCGAGACGCTGCTCAGGCAGGCTGTGATCGAAGGGGGCGATATCGTCTACGCACGGCCCGCCAGCGCGGTTCATGAGGCGCGTATGCGGGACTGGGCCTCGAAAGGGTTCAAGCGGCTGATGGTGTTCCTGACGGGAAACGCGAATATCGTTCACTTCAACAGTTTCAGGCTGATCCGCGGCTCCCTCGCACGGGCGGCGTCGAGCGTCTGCGGCTATGAGACCTATTTCGATGTGGCCCTGTCGTGGTTCACCAACCGGGTCCAGTTTCGCGATCTCGAACTCAAGGACCGGCGCTTCATCGGCAGCGGGAAGAGCGGCTATAGCTTTTCGCGCCTTCTGAGCCATGCGCGGCGTCTGCTGATCTCGAGCCAGGTCAAGATTGTGCGCTTGTTCGGTCTGGTTGGCATGGCCATCGTGGCGGCGAGTGTCATCGGCGCAGGCGCCTTGCTGGTGGAGAAAGTCGTCTCGCCCGCGAGCATCGTCGTGACCGGATGGACGTCTCTCATGCTGACGATCGTATTTTTTGGAGGGTTCATCACGTTCATGATCGCGTTGGCCCTGGAGTATCTCTCGACTCTGGTTCTCGCGGCTCATGGCAAGCCGAACTTCTTCGCCGTGGATCGCTCGATCGATGAGCCCCTTGCACGGTATTTTGCTTCCGACGCGGCATGA
- a CDS encoding glycosyltransferase family 2 protein gives MPSITEPLWRAVRRAGGLGAALRRVTDVLRSEGARGLLRRFQRTVRQEARYEDWIARFDDRPEDDRAAMDALLLALRERPLFSIIMPVFETPAALLEAAVLSVRSQIYPHWELCICDDGSSSPRIAAFLDSLSREEPRIKWTRLTRNQNISAASNASLALATGDWIIPLDHDDLLRPHALLEVALAAESNPHARLIYSDEDKIDASGTKRFDPHFKPDWSPDLLRSFNYISHLAALKSEDVLRVGGWTLGLEGAQDHDLYLKVTETLDRRQILHIPKILYHWRVVENSTAGSDAAKPYAVAAMASAIASHLARTGREGDVTLLDDAPVARIRYRLPESAPLATIIIPNKNMPALIGACVASIRSRTAYPRYEILIVDNGSTDEETLKLYDRFRQEGILIADYPAEFNYSAMNNLGIREARGDVLVFLNNDTSVIGEGWLSELVTHAARPEIGCVGAKLYYEDDTIQHAGVFVGVCGIACHPYRGFEKGDFGYFGRLRVAQNLSAVTAACLAVRRSIALEVGGFDENSLKIALNDVDFCLKVHAAGYYNVWTPFAELHHFESKSRGYEIGPEKRARFQRESEILKARWDGYVALDPYYSPHLTRTSEAVTIRTE, from the coding sequence ATGCCGAGCATCACTGAGCCGCTCTGGCGCGCAGTTCGCCGTGCCGGGGGGCTCGGTGCGGCGCTACGGCGGGTGACCGACGTCCTTCGCAGCGAGGGTGCACGCGGTCTTCTCCGTCGCTTTCAGCGCACCGTCCGGCAGGAGGCACGCTACGAAGACTGGATCGCGCGGTTCGACGACCGGCCCGAAGATGATCGAGCCGCCATGGACGCTCTATTGCTAGCCCTAAGGGAGCGACCGCTTTTCTCCATCATCATGCCGGTGTTCGAGACTCCCGCCGCCTTACTCGAGGCCGCGGTATTGTCCGTGCGGAGCCAAATCTATCCGCACTGGGAATTGTGCATCTGCGACGATGGATCGTCGAGTCCTCGCATTGCGGCGTTCCTGGACAGCCTCAGCCGAGAAGAGCCACGCATCAAATGGACCCGTCTCACCCGGAACCAGAACATTTCTGCCGCTTCGAATGCGTCGCTCGCCCTCGCCACCGGCGATTGGATCATACCGCTCGACCACGATGACCTGCTCCGGCCGCATGCGCTGCTCGAAGTCGCGCTAGCGGCGGAGTCTAACCCGCATGCCCGCTTGATCTATTCGGACGAGGACAAGATCGACGCCTCCGGGACCAAGCGCTTCGATCCTCACTTCAAGCCCGACTGGTCCCCCGATCTACTCCGGTCGTTCAACTACATCAGTCACCTGGCTGCCCTAAAAAGTGAGGACGTGCTCAGGGTCGGCGGCTGGACACTCGGCCTGGAGGGCGCTCAGGACCACGATCTTTATCTCAAGGTGACCGAGACACTCGATCGCCGTCAGATCCTGCACATCCCGAAGATCCTGTACCACTGGCGCGTAGTGGAGAATTCCACCGCTGGAAGCGATGCAGCCAAGCCCTACGCTGTCGCGGCGATGGCAAGCGCTATCGCCAGCCATCTGGCCCGCACGGGGCGCGAAGGCGACGTAACCCTTCTCGATGACGCGCCTGTCGCCAGGATTCGTTATCGCCTGCCCGAGTCCGCGCCGCTCGCGACAATCATCATTCCCAATAAGAACATGCCGGCCCTCATCGGAGCCTGCGTCGCCTCGATCCGATCGAGGACGGCCTATCCCCGTTACGAGATTTTGATCGTGGACAATGGCTCGACAGACGAGGAGACGCTAAAACTCTATGATCGCTTCCGGCAGGAAGGGATTCTGATCGCGGATTATCCGGCAGAATTCAACTATTCCGCGATGAACAACCTCGGCATCAGGGAAGCGCGAGGCGATGTCCTTGTCTTCCTCAACAACGATACCAGCGTCATCGGAGAGGGCTGGCTGTCGGAACTCGTGACTCACGCGGCCCGCCCGGAAATCGGCTGCGTTGGCGCGAAGCTTTATTATGAGGACGACACGATCCAGCATGCTGGCGTCTTCGTCGGCGTTTGCGGCATCGCCTGCCACCCTTATCGCGGCTTCGAGAAAGGCGATTTCGGCTATTTCGGCCGCCTTCGCGTCGCACAGAACCTCAGCGCCGTGACCGCTGCATGTCTCGCTGTCAGGCGCTCGATCGCACTGGAGGTCGGCGGCTTCGATGAGAACTCGCTGAAGATCGCCCTCAACGACGTCGACTTCTGTCTCAAGGTGCACGCTGCCGGTTACTACAATGTCTGGACACCCTTCGCCGAGCTCCATCACTTCGAGAGTAAGTCGCGCGGCTACGAGATAGGGCCTGAGAAGCGTGCCCGGTTTCAGCGCGAAAGCGAGATATTAAAAGCGCGCTGGGATGGTTACGTCGCGCTCGATCCCTATTATTCGCCTCACCTGACCCGCACGAGCGAGGCGGTGACGATCCGGACCGAATAG